One genomic segment of Acinetobacter oleivorans DR1 includes these proteins:
- a CDS encoding OprD family outer membrane porin: protein MNKYLLWGCIGLGSVSNAYAELPQEFGKLELKLNTRYWNDEGTVHPTLANPSPSSSEYEQSALGLELNYQSPYLWDWLGVDGSLYAVTKLFDSGKPSAQLLEVENNGKLDQNFATLGQLYIKAKLGDKGEIKLGRQLHDSLLLKSTNNRAVPDTFSGGSGQFQLNDQLQTYMAYYDRWKPRSMDSFEKLVTENDERIDYVGLLGAKYQYKNWSLNAEYLNSKDYLKKYGAIAQYKLPLHGLVWTFNTGAFFSRDDGKLFKCGAETELDCVKGQDINNRGNGYFVDVNVAKNNLEGGIAVSKFDGFWIEDNFAVHSARNSVLTQDHGTNPFPTSATIGPDFTNNDETAVALRLKYNWKDYVKGLKTEAKYIYGFGAHQSNISSDIEGKERYFDFTVSYALPWVKNLDVRYSFLHYESKFENANLGEKINGMSRKYWDQHRVFINYRYTF, encoded by the coding sequence ATGAATAAATATTTGCTATGGGGCTGTATTGGTTTAGGCAGTGTGAGCAATGCGTATGCAGAGCTTCCTCAAGAATTTGGCAAGTTAGAATTAAAACTCAACACCCGTTATTGGAACGATGAAGGCACTGTCCACCCTACGCTTGCTAACCCTTCACCTTCGTCGAGTGAATATGAACAAAGTGCCTTAGGACTTGAGTTAAATTATCAGTCACCTTACCTTTGGGACTGGCTTGGAGTAGATGGCTCACTCTATGCAGTTACCAAGTTATTTGACTCTGGCAAGCCTAGCGCTCAGCTTTTAGAGGTTGAAAATAATGGCAAGCTCGATCAAAACTTTGCGACTTTAGGGCAGCTCTACATCAAGGCAAAACTCGGCGACAAAGGTGAAATTAAATTAGGTCGCCAATTGCACGATTCACTATTACTTAAAAGCACCAATAACCGCGCAGTGCCCGATACTTTTTCGGGTGGGAGTGGTCAGTTTCAATTGAATGATCAGCTACAGACTTACATGGCTTACTATGACCGCTGGAAACCGCGCAGCATGGACTCTTTTGAAAAACTGGTGACTGAGAATGACGAGCGAATTGATTATGTCGGTTTGCTTGGTGCCAAGTATCAGTACAAAAACTGGAGCCTGAATGCCGAGTATTTAAATAGCAAAGATTATTTAAAAAAGTATGGGGCGATTGCTCAATATAAGTTGCCCTTGCATGGCCTTGTATGGACATTCAACACGGGTGCTTTTTTCTCGCGTGATGATGGCAAGCTGTTTAAATGCGGTGCCGAAACCGAGCTGGACTGTGTCAAAGGCCAAGACATTAACAACCGTGGGAATGGTTATTTTGTCGATGTAAATGTGGCCAAGAATAATCTTGAAGGCGGCATTGCCGTTTCAAAGTTTGATGGTTTTTGGATTGAGGATAACTTTGCCGTGCACTCCGCCCGCAACTCGGTTTTGACGCAAGACCACGGCACTAACCCGTTTCCGACCTCTGCGACCATTGGCCCTGACTTTACCAATAACGATGAAACCGCTGTTGCCCTTCGCCTGAAATATAACTGGAAAGACTACGTCAAAGGTTTAAAAACCGAAGCGAAGTATATTTATGGCTTTGGCGCTCACCAAAGTAACATCAGCAGTGATATTGAAGGTAAAGAGCGTTACTTTGACTTTACGGTGAGTTATGCCTTGCCGTGGGTGAAAAACTTAGATGTGCGTTATTCATTTTTGCATTATGAATCAAAGTTTGAAAATGCAAACCTAGGTGAAAAAATAAATGGTATGTCTCGAAAATATTGGGACCAGCATCGAGTATTTATTAATTACCGTTATACATTTTAA
- a CDS encoding ATP-binding protein, which yields MHDFLTKTRFSGNPLSILNQFLDEEKTKELVSSTDNWKFAGYVIDIGFNTVRIITSDPYKKAIGGMPRGSFLIMVPEDLEGIAPHFSLLRVSGVAPTPLTNSVQQTYFELHKKSMPELDRWTVSELQWGSIDCDLLGMFYPNPDDAKKIEFSGDINAVVSAHRYRVFAPDERILNIIINGMVKSELNQSIGKLRLTECRLPFNNAKSNLEDVSVQISLKDFLGARTAMFGKTRLGKSNVVKIIANATIEALASQSEYKCGQLIFDINGEYANTNHQNISLREMHSEHCQVYALIQKDETPSKPLRLNFYTDPSEGMRVLGSLLQAEGNLSGYVKSFANLELPTFELCNNMGFGEKIRAYRKIQLFWSILNQSAFQANEGELKALIPFVANGPNGFDPGFTDDVRFKVYSFIDAESGTSDGVPARPKTLSQMKREYASIAKYVLNSKDPLLSTSGQKNELFDGDDVVMLTFLNPNTGRGTQWITDYKKYHSPDAQNLIKQIIDDLNGSKTVILDLGSADDKVRKYFSNMISTAVFQEQERKFTSNSLKSHFVNLFFEEAHNLFPRTVKDNTDVYSRFAKEGAKFHIGMIYSTQSPSTISQELLAQTENFFVGHLSSQDEAKSLGKVNVYYDGVQEDILSSKTPGYMRMLTQSHRFVVPVQVKHFGS from the coding sequence ATGCATGACTTTCTAACAAAAACACGTTTTTCGGGAAATCCACTATCAATTTTAAATCAGTTTTTAGATGAAGAAAAAACTAAAGAATTGGTTAGTAGTACAGATAATTGGAAGTTTGCTGGTTATGTTATTGATATAGGATTTAATACAGTAAGAATTATTACAAGTGATCCATATAAAAAAGCAATTGGTGGAATGCCAAGGGGATCTTTTTTGATTATGGTTCCTGAGGATTTAGAAGGTATTGCTCCTCATTTTTCATTACTCAGAGTTTCGGGAGTAGCCCCAACACCATTAACTAATAGTGTTCAACAGACCTACTTTGAATTACATAAAAAGAGTATGCCTGAATTAGATAGATGGACAGTAAGTGAATTGCAATGGGGAAGCATTGATTGTGACTTATTAGGTATGTTTTATCCAAATCCTGATGATGCAAAAAAAATTGAATTTTCAGGTGATATTAACGCTGTAGTTTCTGCACATCGTTATCGTGTTTTTGCTCCTGATGAAAGGATATTAAATATTATTATCAATGGAATGGTTAAGTCTGAGCTTAACCAATCAATTGGTAAACTTAGACTTACTGAGTGCCGTTTACCTTTTAATAATGCTAAGTCAAATCTTGAAGATGTATCAGTCCAAATTTCTTTAAAAGATTTTCTTGGAGCTAGGACTGCTATGTTTGGTAAAACACGTTTGGGTAAATCAAACGTAGTTAAGATTATTGCTAATGCAACTATTGAAGCTTTAGCAAGTCAATCAGAATACAAATGTGGACAATTAATTTTTGATATAAACGGTGAATATGCTAATACAAATCATCAAAATATTTCCCTTCGAGAAATGCATAGTGAGCATTGCCAAGTCTATGCTTTAATTCAGAAGGATGAAACTCCATCAAAACCATTACGTTTAAATTTTTATACAGACCCATCTGAAGGAATGAGGGTATTAGGTAGTTTATTACAAGCTGAAGGTAACTTAAGTGGCTATGTTAAATCATTTGCCAATTTAGAACTACCTACTTTCGAACTCTGTAATAATATGGGTTTTGGAGAAAAAATTAGAGCATATCGTAAAATACAATTGTTTTGGTCTATTCTGAATCAATCAGCTTTTCAAGCTAATGAAGGAGAATTAAAAGCATTAATTCCATTTGTAGCAAATGGACCAAATGGATTTGACCCAGGCTTTACTGATGATGTCCGTTTTAAAGTTTATAGTTTTATTGATGCTGAATCTGGGACAAGTGATGGAGTTCCAGCAAGACCTAAAACACTGAGTCAAATGAAGCGAGAATATGCTTCAATAGCGAAATATGTTCTTAACTCTAAAGATCCTTTGCTTTCTACTTCAGGCCAAAAAAATGAGTTATTTGATGGTGATGACGTTGTTATGTTGACCTTTCTGAATCCTAATACAGGGCGAGGAACTCAATGGATTACAGATTATAAGAAATACCACTCACCAGATGCTCAAAATTTGATTAAACAAATTATTGATGACTTAAATGGATCTAAAACAGTAATTTTAGATTTAGGAAGTGCTGATGATAAGGTTAGAAAATACTTTTCTAATATGATTTCAACAGCAGTATTTCAAGAGCAAGAACGTAAATTTACAAGTAATAGTCTTAAATCTCACTTTGTGAATTTATTTTTTGAAGAAGCGCATAACCTTTTTCCTAGAACTGTAAAGGATAATACGGATGTTTATAGCCGATTTGCAAAAGAAGGGGCTAAATTCCATATTGGGATGATTTATTCAACGCAAAGTCCTAGTACTATTAGTCAAGAGTTATTGGCTCAAACTGAAAATTTTTTTGTAGGTCATTTATCTTCACAGGATGAAGCAAAATCCTTGGGCAAAGTAAATGTTTATTATGATGGAGTCCAAGAAGATATACTTTCATCTAAAACACCTGGCTATATGAGAATGTTAACTCAATCTCATAGATTTGTTGTACCCGTTCAGGTTAAGCATTTTGGAAGTTGA
- a CDS encoding MFS transporter: MTNLADVEQISHHQKNAEIIARLERLPVTGRLQFMRITIGIATFFDAYTVLAIAFALPQLITEWHLTPAYVGAIIAAGYVGQLVGAIFFGSLAEKVGRLKVLSFTILLFVAMDISCLFAWSGMSLLIFRFLQGVGTGGEVPVASAYINEFIGAEKRGKFFLLYEVLFPLGLMFAGMAAFFLMPIYGWKVMFIVGLIPSLLVIPLRFFLPESPRWLASKGRFKEADKVVKSFEDGAIKSGKTLPEPVVKEINPQGMAKTDWRELFRGIYRKRTFTLWGMWFCVYMVNNAMVTWLPSLYKQHFGLSLQTSLGYGWITSGVGVIASIICALMIDKVGRRPWYSAAFFLAIIPLMSLSVLGAKSAMEVVIFATISYAILQTISFSLYLYAAELYPTRLRAMGIGFSTAWLRAGSAIGPVMVGLVVGGYGIQYVFSVLAVVALIGGLVTFLFAIETKGQVLEKLSP; the protein is encoded by the coding sequence ATGACAAATCTAGCGGATGTAGAACAAATTAGTCATCATCAAAAAAATGCGGAAATTATTGCACGACTTGAACGGCTACCCGTCACTGGTCGATTGCAATTTATGCGTATTACCATTGGTATCGCGACCTTTTTTGACGCTTATACTGTTCTTGCGATTGCCTTTGCTTTACCCCAACTGATTACCGAATGGCACCTGACTCCTGCCTATGTCGGCGCGATCATTGCCGCGGGCTATGTCGGGCAACTGGTCGGTGCGATCTTTTTTGGTTCTCTTGCCGAAAAAGTCGGTCGTTTAAAAGTGCTGTCTTTTACCATTTTACTGTTTGTGGCAATGGACATTTCCTGTTTGTTTGCGTGGAGCGGAATGTCACTGTTAATTTTCCGTTTCTTACAAGGCGTTGGAACAGGTGGCGAAGTGCCTGTTGCAAGTGCCTATATTAATGAGTTTATTGGTGCAGAAAAGCGCGGTAAGTTTTTCTTGCTCTATGAAGTTTTGTTCCCACTTGGTCTTATGTTTGCAGGCATGGCAGCATTTTTCCTGATGCCAATTTACGGCTGGAAAGTCATGTTTATTGTGGGCTTAATTCCATCATTACTGGTGATTCCTTTACGGTTTTTCTTGCCTGAGTCACCACGCTGGCTTGCTTCCAAAGGTCGTTTTAAAGAAGCAGATAAAGTCGTCAAAAGCTTTGAAGATGGTGCCATCAAAAGCGGTAAAACTTTGCCTGAACCTGTGGTTAAAGAAATTAACCCGCAAGGCATGGCAAAAACCGACTGGCGCGAGCTGTTCCGTGGCATTTACCGCAAACGTACCTTTACCCTGTGGGGCATGTGGTTTTGCGTGTATATGGTGAACAATGCCATGGTGACTTGGCTGCCATCTCTCTACAAACAACACTTTGGTCTATCGCTGCAAACCAGTTTGGGTTATGGCTGGATTACCTCAGGCGTGGGTGTGATTGCCTCTATTATCTGTGCGTTAATGATTGATAAAGTCGGCCGCCGTCCTTGGTACAGTGCAGCGTTTTTCTTGGCGATCATTCCACTCATGAGCCTCTCGGTTTTAGGCGCAAAATCGGCGATGGAAGTTGTAATTTTCGCAACAATTAGCTATGCCATTTTGCAGACTATTTCATTCTCTTTATACCTTTACGCTGCCGAACTTTACCCTACTCGCCTACGCGCCATGGGCATTGGATTTAGTACCGCTTGGCTCCGTGCTGGCTCTGCGATTGGGCCTGTTATGGTGGGTCTCGTTGTTGGTGGCTATGGCATTCAATATGTGTTTAGTGTGCTGGCTGTTGTGGCGCTCATTGGTGGCCTTGTGACCTTCTTGTTTGCCATTGAAACCAAAGGCCAAGTACTCGAAAAACTCTCTCCTTAA
- a CDS encoding dihydrodipicolinate synthase family protein, translating to MSLDLRGLTPAPVTPFTRDGQVDHNAIQRLGSWLGSIDGVKGLVVLGHAGEGTFLSQKEQMQVIESFVKSVDDKIPVIAGITLEGTSVAAEEAKRAVSAGASAGLIYPSHGWLRFGYQKGAPQDRYKAIYEESGLPSILFQYPDATKATYDLETLLDISAQPGVFAMKNGVRNMRRWDVEIPIIRRERPDLQVLTCHDEYLLHTMFDVDGALVGYGNIAPELLIEMIKAGKAKDYAKARAIHDQLLPVTRNVYHRGSHMEGTVALKHALVARGILDHATVRSPLLPLADGAEQEIHDAMRQAGIGKVDLTQAVA from the coding sequence ATGAGTTTAGATTTACGTGGATTAACCCCAGCACCTGTGACTCCTTTTACCCGTGACGGACAAGTAGACCATAATGCAATTCAACGTTTAGGTTCATGGTTAGGCAGCATTGATGGTGTGAAAGGCTTGGTTGTTCTTGGGCATGCAGGTGAAGGAACATTCTTGTCGCAAAAAGAACAAATGCAGGTTATCGAAAGCTTTGTTAAATCGGTAGATGACAAAATTCCGGTAATCGCAGGGATTACACTCGAAGGTACTTCGGTTGCAGCAGAAGAAGCAAAACGTGCAGTCAGCGCTGGTGCTTCGGCAGGTTTGATTTACCCTTCACATGGCTGGTTGCGTTTTGGCTATCAAAAAGGCGCACCGCAAGACCGCTATAAAGCAATTTATGAAGAAAGTGGTTTGCCATCTATTTTATTCCAATATCCAGATGCAACGAAGGCCACTTACGACCTAGAAACTCTACTCGATATTTCTGCACAGCCAGGCGTATTTGCCATGAAAAATGGTGTGCGTAACATGCGCCGCTGGGATGTCGAAATTCCGATTATTCGCCGTGAACGTCCAGACTTACAGGTGTTGACCTGCCACGATGAATATTTGCTTCACACCATGTTTGATGTAGACGGCGCTTTGGTTGGCTACGGCAATATTGCCCCTGAACTGTTAATTGAAATGATTAAAGCAGGTAAGGCCAAAGATTACGCTAAAGCTCGTGCTATTCACGACCAATTATTACCAGTGACTCGCAATGTTTATCACCGCGGTTCACACATGGAAGGCACCGTCGCGCTTAAACATGCATTGGTTGCTCGCGGCATTTTGGATCATGCTACTGTGCGTTCGCCACTGCTTCCACTGGCAGATGGTGCTGAGCAAGAAATTCATGATGCGATGCGTCAAGCTGGAATTGGCAAGGTCGATTTAACCCAAGCCGTTGCTTAA
- a CDS encoding APC family permease, translating into MNNLITRYLNNLGQWHEVALTMTKAIVAIGVLCLVVYLLTISYIPSEISFGDTLIFLLIFAAFSIAYTVLGFMLFFFGTSLAPVTYLVLSWVDKYLPPHIRIGKKLPFPKINIITLIGSLYLLYVIHGIFLLHWKVNLYIGITVFFIAFAYYPFYMNRQKIKEFNIKFENLADIVDDPDASENLKAFARKKLKRLETHIKDSLEIAFFISLTPLVPLILIGDVGKIFLNYTMQNTGVRIEKATLYIKEPYANLIELPKTTTKELNQYKTFIFKDVKVLFQGIGKSTLVSYTVKGMEKQLVIPNEYITVERSKKIEE; encoded by the coding sequence ATGAACAACTTAATAACGAGATATTTAAATAATCTGGGGCAGTGGCATGAAGTTGCACTGACAATGACTAAAGCGATAGTTGCAATAGGGGTGTTGTGCTTAGTTGTGTATCTTTTAACAATTAGCTATATCCCTTCGGAAATCAGCTTTGGCGATACACTTATTTTTTTACTGATTTTTGCCGCGTTCTCCATTGCTTATACTGTATTAGGGTTTATGCTATTTTTCTTTGGCACATCATTAGCTCCAGTGACATATCTTGTCTTAAGTTGGGTTGATAAGTATTTACCACCTCATATTAGAATTGGGAAAAAACTTCCTTTTCCAAAAATTAATATTATTACGTTAATTGGCTCTCTTTATCTTTTATACGTTATTCACGGCATATTTTTATTGCATTGGAAAGTCAATTTATATATAGGAATTACCGTATTTTTTATCGCCTTTGCGTATTATCCTTTTTACATGAATCGGCAGAAGATTAAAGAATTTAATATAAAATTTGAAAATCTAGCAGATATTGTTGATGATCCTGATGCTAGTGAAAATCTTAAAGCATTCGCAAGAAAAAAATTAAAGAGATTAGAAACGCATATTAAAGATAGCTTAGAAATAGCTTTTTTTATTAGCTTAACTCCGCTTGTACCCCTGATTCTTATTGGTGATGTTGGTAAAATATTCCTAAATTATACTATGCAAAATACTGGGGTACGAATAGAAAAGGCAACCTTATATATTAAAGAACCTTATGCAAATTTAATTGAATTGCCAAAAACAACAACTAAGGAGCTGAATCAGTATAAAACCTTTATTTTTAAAGATGTTAAAGTGTTATTTCAAGGCATTGGTAAAAGCACTTTAGTTTCTTATACGGTAAAGGGTATGGAAAAGCAGTTAGTAATTCCGAATGAATATATTACTGTAGAGCGAAGCAAGAAAATTGAAGAGTAA
- a CDS encoding FecR family protein, whose protein sequence is MAMDKSKHHQLVEEAARWIVQLSSDDESSRKTAKQKFEVWKKTSEQHRQVAADIEQCIGSIQKLSQTSGHKKVTKVALKAGLSSGKAYKHLRAGTAFSVVFVAMSGALFYLTDTTVAYVTADIQGQSGQWTTQTLPDGSRLILRGKSAVNLDFKTNQRVVELVQGQIYVDVAKDKTRPFLVKTSHGQIQALGTAFSVSYDPSATELNMLHSKVKVEATQVKTTQLHAIRQAIVEAGQAIKMDKNGVQKLPALNVYNEQQKWQKHQLMVENLPLNQVLQELDRNYKGKIIFNDAALQHVRVNAVLPLDQTTESLKLLATVFPDLKIKQITPFVVMVSLK, encoded by the coding sequence ATGGCCATGGACAAAAGCAAACATCACCAACTGGTTGAAGAAGCCGCGCGTTGGATTGTTCAACTGAGTTCGGATGATGAAAGCTCACGAAAAACCGCCAAGCAAAAATTTGAAGTGTGGAAAAAAACTAGTGAGCAACACCGCCAAGTGGCTGCCGATATTGAACAGTGTATTGGATCAATTCAAAAACTTTCCCAAACCAGCGGACATAAAAAAGTCACTAAAGTTGCCCTTAAAGCTGGCCTAAGCTCAGGCAAAGCCTATAAACATTTGCGCGCAGGAACAGCTTTTTCTGTTGTGTTTGTTGCCATGAGTGGGGCATTATTTTATTTAACCGATACTACAGTGGCCTATGTGACTGCCGATATTCAAGGGCAATCAGGGCAGTGGACCACGCAAACCTTACCAGATGGTTCACGTTTAATTTTACGTGGTAAAAGCGCAGTTAATCTTGATTTTAAAACCAACCAGCGAGTGGTTGAGTTGGTGCAAGGTCAAATTTATGTCGATGTTGCCAAAGATAAGACCAGACCATTTTTGGTTAAAACCAGTCATGGACAAATTCAGGCACTCGGCACAGCTTTTAGTGTCAGTTATGATCCTTCGGCAACCGAGCTCAACATGTTGCACTCAAAAGTAAAAGTAGAAGCCACGCAAGTTAAAACCACCCAATTGCATGCGATTCGTCAGGCCATTGTTGAAGCAGGGCAAGCCATTAAAATGGACAAAAATGGTGTACAAAAACTGCCTGCACTGAATGTTTATAACGAACAACAAAAATGGCAAAAGCATCAGCTTATGGTAGAAAACCTGCCATTAAATCAAGTGCTACAAGAGCTAGACCGCAACTACAAAGGCAAAATTATTTTTAATGATGCGGCACTGCAACATGTGCGAGTCAATGCTGTGTTGCCTTTAGACCAAACCACAGAATCACTTAAGCTTTTGGCTACGGTTTTTCCTGACCTGAAAATTAAGCAAATTACGCCGTTTGTGGTTATGGTTTCTTTAAAATAA
- a CDS encoding LysR family transcriptional regulator: MNYELWKIFLDAVELGSLSKVAMLHNTNQPQISRQMNELEAQCGGRLFNRTGRGVELTDLGQHLLPKIRSWLNVTDQLNNEILHSTDTPIGTVRIASLPSTAHPLLSTLYKVLQEKYPLIKLSVREGQGVHLEKWLEDGSVDLAILYRFNPTPKQGDVYLTQADTYLVGCEGDTLTQANEVEFKEVSELPLVTFCRPSNWRNFLDHMAYENGVELNIVFEADSISLQTHLVSESRMYTMLGPQALKKASQYTPIQAAKIINPELKRYISLSISKHGYLTPACKAVMEEIRNLSNLL; this comes from the coding sequence ATGAATTATGAATTATGGAAAATATTTTTAGACGCGGTGGAACTCGGTAGCTTAAGCAAAGTCGCGATGCTACATAACACCAACCAACCGCAAATTAGTCGGCAAATGAACGAGCTTGAAGCCCAATGTGGTGGTCGATTGTTTAACCGAACTGGACGTGGCGTAGAACTCACCGACTTAGGCCAGCATTTACTTCCTAAAATTCGTTCATGGCTGAACGTAACCGACCAACTGAATAATGAAATTTTGCATTCGACCGATACCCCGATCGGGACGGTTCGGATTGCCAGTTTACCGTCTACTGCTCATCCATTGTTATCAACCCTCTATAAAGTGCTTCAAGAGAAATATCCCTTAATTAAACTTTCGGTGCGTGAAGGGCAAGGGGTGCATTTAGAAAAATGGCTTGAAGATGGCAGTGTCGATTTAGCCATTCTCTACCGGTTTAACCCGACACCTAAACAGGGCGATGTTTACCTTACCCAAGCCGATACCTATTTGGTCGGCTGTGAAGGAGATACGCTCACTCAGGCCAATGAAGTCGAATTTAAAGAAGTCAGTGAGTTACCTCTGGTCACGTTTTGTAGACCAAGTAACTGGCGCAATTTTTTAGACCACATGGCTTATGAAAATGGGGTAGAGCTAAATATTGTGTTTGAAGCCGACTCAATTAGTTTACAAACCCATTTGGTTTCCGAGTCTCGCATGTATACCATGCTGGGGCCGCAAGCGTTAAAGAAGGCCAGCCAATACACCCCAATTCAAGCTGCAAAAATTATTAACCCCGAGCTAAAGCGCTATATTTCTTTGTCTATTTCTAAGCACGGCTATTTAACGCCTGCGTGTAAGGCGGTGATGGAAGAAATTAGAAATCTTTCCAATTTGCTTTAA
- a CDS encoding DNA adenine methylase has product MNPFLAWTGGKRWLGKVAPELFNIDFSGKYIEPFLGGASFFYALQPKKSILGDTNKDLIITYRAVRDHHLEVVNLLKNHHKKHCKEYYYLIRDQIFDNEVEIAAQFIYLNRTCFNSIYRVNLKGKFNVPIGTKTNVIQDQDRWEEWSKSLKNAELVCGDFENLINKAKKNDLLFLDPPYTVRHNNNGFIKYNEVLFSWADQERLAKAAENAQKKGVKIIITNANHESIRELYSSSFNIKEISRYSSIAANGTNRNKYEELIITCNI; this is encoded by the coding sequence ATGAATCCTTTTTTAGCTTGGACTGGTGGAAAGCGGTGGTTAGGAAAAGTTGCTCCAGAACTTTTTAACATTGATTTTAGTGGGAAATATATTGAGCCATTTTTAGGTGGCGCTAGTTTTTTTTATGCTTTACAGCCAAAGAAAAGTATATTAGGAGACACTAATAAAGATCTAATTATTACTTATAGAGCTGTAAGAGATCATCATTTAGAAGTAGTAAACTTATTAAAAAATCATCATAAGAAACATTGTAAAGAATATTATTATTTAATACGAGATCAAATTTTTGATAATGAAGTAGAAATTGCAGCTCAATTTATTTATTTAAATAGAACCTGTTTTAACAGTATTTATAGAGTAAATTTAAAGGGAAAATTTAATGTACCTATTGGTACTAAAACGAATGTAATACAAGATCAAGATAGATGGGAAGAATGGTCTAAAAGCCTAAAAAATGCTGAGTTAGTATGTGGGGATTTTGAAAATCTTATTAATAAAGCCAAAAAAAATGATCTACTTTTTTTGGACCCTCCTTATACTGTTAGACACAATAATAATGGCTTTATAAAATACAATGAAGTTCTATTCTCATGGGCAGATCAAGAAAGATTAGCAAAGGCTGCAGAAAACGCTCAAAAAAAGGGTGTAAAAATTATAATTACAAATGCTAATCATGAATCTATAAGAGAATTATATAGTTCTTCTTTCAATATTAAAGAAATATCTAGATATAGTAGTATTGCCGCAAATGGTACTAATCGTAATAAATATGAAGAGTTAATAATTACATGTAATATATGA
- a CDS encoding sigma-70 family RNA polymerase sigma factor, whose translation MNKTSLLVDQLYRSHQSWLHQWLRQKLGNTDQAADLVQDTFIKLLQTRDELFGIKEPRAYLTSIAKNLLIDQVRRKRIEQAYLDGLSQMEYMLEAVASPEDQMQIIQAINQLCKALEGVSEKAQQAFILHYLEGYTHKEIAERLNVSTKMIQKYLASCLIQCYQNRQDMDACI comes from the coding sequence GTGAACAAAACTTCTTTGCTTGTAGATCAGTTATATAGAAGTCACCAAAGCTGGCTTCACCAATGGTTGAGACAAAAATTAGGTAATACTGATCAGGCCGCAGATCTGGTTCAGGACACATTTATTAAACTGCTACAAACGCGTGATGAGTTATTCGGCATTAAGGAACCGCGTGCCTATTTGACGTCGATTGCTAAAAACCTGCTGATTGACCAAGTACGCCGTAAACGCATTGAACAAGCCTATTTAGATGGCTTGAGTCAAATGGAATATATGCTTGAAGCGGTGGCTTCACCCGAAGACCAGATGCAAATTATTCAAGCGATTAACCAGCTTTGCAAAGCACTAGAAGGGGTTTCTGAAAAAGCACAGCAAGCTTTTATTTTGCATTACCTCGAAGGCTATACCCATAAAGAAATTGCCGAGCGTTTAAATGTGTCGACCAAAATGATTCAAAAATATTTGGCGAGCTGTTTAATTCAGTGCTACCAAAACCGACAAGACATGGACGCTTGCATTTAA
- a CDS encoding HNH endonuclease — MPIPHRKVIKTQLVDLLSSKGPMEVKEVYSEFATLWELTNKEMSIKRNGRALYQNEIRWARQELAGDGIIEKPDIAGRSIWKLKESPVIFAEEYEEDNFDNLTEGTVKKIVVNAYERNKEARKKCLEFYGYQCVVCNFDFEKTYGSVGKNCIHVHHLVEISSIGKKYIVDPIKDMAPVCPNCHFIIHQRKPAFSIDEVRAMLNLNEI, encoded by the coding sequence ATGCCTATACCGCATCGCAAAGTTATAAAAACACAGTTGGTTGATCTACTTTCTAGTAAAGGTCCTATGGAAGTTAAAGAGGTATACTCCGAATTCGCTACTTTATGGGAACTCACCAATAAAGAAATGTCCATAAAACGTAATGGTCGAGCGTTATATCAGAATGAAATTCGTTGGGCACGCCAAGAATTAGCTGGTGACGGGATTATTGAAAAACCAGATATAGCTGGACGAAGTATTTGGAAATTAAAAGAAAGCCCTGTTATTTTCGCTGAAGAATATGAGGAAGATAACTTTGATAATTTAACTGAAGGTACAGTTAAAAAAATCGTAGTGAATGCTTATGAGCGTAATAAAGAAGCAAGAAAAAAATGCTTAGAATTTTATGGTTACCAATGTGTTGTATGCAATTTTGATTTTGAAAAAACTTATGGTTCCGTTGGTAAAAATTGTATTCATGTCCATCATTTGGTTGAGATTAGCTCTATTGGAAAAAAATATATTGTTGATCCAATAAAAGATATGGCTCCTGTCTGTCCTAATTGCCATTTTATCATTCATCAACGTAAACCTGCATTTTCAATAGATGAAGTAAGAGCTATGTTAAATTTAAATGAAATATAA